The DNA sequence CAGTTTCCGCCGGCGGCGGCAACGCAATAACGTGAACTGACGGCAACAATTCTTATTGAATACTATACAATAAAATCATCTTTTTGTAAAATCGCAAAAGTGCAAAAAGCAGGAAAAAAACGGCCGCCCCATTTTGAGGTAGCCGTTCGGCCCGTAAGCGTTGCCGGAAACATAAAAGTCATTGCCGGCCTTGCCAAAACAAGAATTTATTTATATTTGGCGTCAATTCCGGATAAAATAAGGAAGCTGTTGTTATGCAGCGCGTCAACGTCAGTATTTTTGTTGAGCATGCCGACGGCCTGCAGTTGCCGGGCGGTAATGCCAAAAGCATTGTAGGCGCCGGAAGACGACGGTATATAATTGAGCGTTTTGAGGACGCCGGCGTTGGTTTGCGCGTCGCCCGGAACCCATTTGTTCTCCACCTGAATCCTGGCCGTTTCGTCCTGGTTGGCCTGTACCCAGGCGCTGGCCTTTTGCATGGCCCTTGTGTATTTGAGCGCCAGATCGGGGGAATCGGCGGCTATGCTGTCCCGCACATAGGCTACGCAGCAATACTGCGAATTGAAAGGGGCGTCTTTGGCGGAGTCAAACAGCGTTTTGTAGTTGTAAGCGTTGGCGGCGATGGTGGCAGTCGGCTCGTTCATGCCGATGGCGTCGACCGCGCCTTTGTCTAGGGCGATGGCCAGATCGGATGTGTTGTAGACGACAAATTCCACCTCGGAGTCTTCCATGCCTACGCCGACGCCGCCTGCGGCCAAGGAGCGTTTAGCAAAGATGATCGGGCTGCTGCTCATGCTGGGCACGCCGATTTTTTTGCCTCTGAGCCCGGCGGCGCTAGTTATGCCGGAGTCGGCTTTTACCAATACTTTGTCGCAGCCCGTGTGCAATCCGGTGGTTATTTTGACGGGCAACCCGTTGGAAAGCGGCTG is a window from the Acidaminococcales bacterium genome containing:
- a CDS encoding ABC transporter substrate-binding protein — protein: MTKNKKGASVVKIVFAAAVTAMFCAGYAVGAVHAKALKIGWSGSLCEAPLHMAVEKGFFQEEGLEVELVKLAPGTAFDAVTSGQTEAGFSLLASTIQPLSNGLPVKITTGLHTGCDKVLVKADSGITSAAGLRGKKIGVPSMSSSPIIFAKRSLAAGGVGVGMEDSEVEFVVYNTSDLAIALDKGAVDAIGMNEPTATIAANAYNYKTLFDSAKDAPFNSQYCCVAYVRDSIAADSPDLALKYTRAMQKASAWVQANQDETARIQVENKWVPGDAQTNAGVLKTLNYIPSSSGAYNAFGITARQLQAVGMLNKNTDVDALHNNSFLILSGIDAKYK